One Pseudomonas brassicacearum genomic region harbors:
- a CDS encoding DUF2946 domain-containing protein, with protein MPRRQPLSLAGGSWLSLFAMLMIFIGPLISQSMPMDQRMSVSMNMSMDMSMDMPAGAHAAHEAPAAEHCPPQSEHHALWEKCGYCSLLFNCPALTGGHSFTAFDTPLANTYTSPSPRLGHARPAFFPGARTRAPPFAA; from the coding sequence ATGCCCCGCCGCCAGCCCCTGAGCCTGGCAGGCGGCAGTTGGCTCAGCCTGTTCGCCATGTTGATGATCTTTATCGGCCCACTGATTTCTCAGTCGATGCCGATGGATCAGCGCATGTCCGTGAGCATGAACATGTCGATGGACATGAGCATGGACATGCCGGCGGGAGCCCACGCCGCGCATGAGGCGCCAGCCGCCGAACATTGCCCGCCCCAGAGCGAGCATCACGCACTGTGGGAAAAATGCGGCTATTGCAGCCTGCTGTTCAACTGTCCGGCACTGACGGGCGGCCATAGCTTCACCGCCTTCGATACACCGCTCGCCAACACCTACACCAGCCCCTCCCCGCGCCTGGGCCATGCCCGGCCAGCGTTCTTCCCGGGTGCCCGCACCCGCGCACCGCCCTTCGCCGCGTAA
- a CDS encoding copper chaperone PCu(A)C, which produces MLNRLILLAALLLPVGFAQAHQYKVGELEIAHPWSQELPPNAPTVAAYFVIHNGGSTADKLLSVDTPIAGKAELHEHVMQNDLMKMQPVPVVDIAPGATVTFAPMAYHVMLLELKDRSLLSDGKRFSMTLHFEKAGDVTVDVAVQKKAPDGSKTQMHMH; this is translated from the coding sequence ATGTTGAACAGACTCATCCTGCTGGCTGCCCTTCTGCTTCCCGTCGGCTTCGCCCAAGCGCACCAATACAAGGTGGGCGAGCTTGAGATTGCCCATCCGTGGTCTCAAGAGTTACCGCCCAACGCGCCGACCGTGGCCGCATATTTCGTGATTCATAACGGCGGCAGCACCGCCGATAAATTGCTCAGCGTCGACACACCGATTGCCGGCAAGGCCGAGCTCCACGAGCATGTGATGCAAAACGACCTGATGAAAATGCAACCGGTGCCCGTCGTGGATATCGCCCCTGGTGCAACCGTCACGTTCGCGCCGATGGCGTATCACGTGATGCTGCTGGAGCTGAAGGACCGCAGCCTGCTGAGCGACGGCAAACGCTTCTCCATGACGCTGCATTTTGAAAAAGCCGGGGATGTCACCGTCGACGTTGCGGTGCAGAAAAAAGCCCCCGACGGCAGCAAAACCCAAATGCACATGCACTGA
- a CDS encoding DUF2946 domain-containing protein, whose translation MSRQRLAFAWIACFAVLFNMLAMPLSGSVGAMANAQAPSEQLLWGSFCSSSGTKMVAISLGKLEQGTSQKDTHSTMQHCWCCSGAASLVALTGHAPQLYLDARPSHRGIAHSKLDSPTPRQQWPSLNPRASPLV comes from the coding sequence ATGTCCCGACAACGGCTTGCATTTGCCTGGATCGCCTGCTTCGCAGTGCTGTTCAACATGCTTGCCATGCCGCTTTCCGGCAGCGTTGGCGCGATGGCGAATGCCCAGGCGCCATCAGAGCAGCTGTTGTGGGGCAGTTTCTGCTCGTCCAGCGGCACGAAAATGGTCGCGATTTCCCTGGGCAAGCTCGAACAGGGCACGTCGCAGAAGGACACTCACTCGACGATGCAGCATTGCTGGTGCTGTTCAGGCGCCGCATCGCTGGTGGCACTCACCGGCCATGCCCCGCAGTTGTACCTGGATGCTCGGCCCAGCCATCGCGGCATTGCCCATTCGAAGCTCGACAGCCCCACGCCCCGCCAGCAATGGCCAAGCCTCAACCCCCGCGCCTCGCCTCTGGTTTGA
- a CDS encoding cobalt-precorrin-6A reductase codes for MKRILLLGGVTEALAIARTLGPQHIYSLAGIGRVPTDLTCQVRVGGYGGADGLAQFIREQGIDLLLDATHPYAAQISHNAAHAARTCGIACWALRRPAWQPQTGDDWREVADWAELIQALKPFRRPLFTLGREPLQHLHEIPPEQFWTLRALDVYPGNERCEVIGARGPFHIEGERELFERRQIDVLVSKNSGSTATEPKLEVARERGVPVLILRRPVLAGVDREFGAVEELLRGLQHLA; via the coding sequence ATGAAACGCATCCTGTTGCTCGGCGGCGTCACCGAAGCCCTGGCCATCGCCCGCACCCTCGGCCCCCAGCACATCTACAGCCTGGCAGGCATCGGTCGCGTCCCCACGGACCTGACCTGCCAGGTGCGTGTCGGCGGCTACGGCGGCGCCGACGGCCTGGCGCAATTCATTCGCGAGCAGGGCATCGACCTGCTGCTGGACGCCACCCACCCCTACGCCGCACAAATCAGCCACAACGCCGCCCACGCGGCCCGCACCTGCGGCATTGCGTGTTGGGCCTTGCGGCGTCCGGCATGGCAACCCCAGACCGGGGATGACTGGCGCGAAGTGGCCGATTGGGCCGAACTGATCCAAGCCCTGAAACCCTTCCGCCGCCCACTGTTCACCCTCGGTCGCGAACCGCTGCAACATCTGCACGAAATTCCGCCAGAGCAATTCTGGACCCTGCGCGCTTTGGACGTTTATCCCGGCAATGAGCGCTGCGAAGTCATCGGTGCCCGCGGGCCGTTCCACATTGAGGGTGAACGCGAGCTGTTTGAACGACGGCAGATCGATGTGCTGGTCAGCAAGAACAGCGGCAGCACGGCCACTGAGCCGAAGCTGGAGGTGGCTCGGGAGCGGGGGGTGCCGGTGTTGATTTTGCGGCGGCCGGTGTTGGCGGGGGTGGATCGGGAGTTTGGGGCGGTGGAGGAGTTATTACGGGGGCTGCAGCACCTGGCTTAA
- a CDS encoding cobalt-precorrin-5B (C(1))-methyltransferase, with translation MRDETAEQPAPLRSGLTTGSCATATSLAAARLLLGGAHADAVEIVLPKGKHVQMRLEFCRRTEQGAEAGTIKDAGDDPDVTHGALLFSHVRLIDEPGVRFIAGRGVGTVTRPGLVLEVGEPAINPVPRKMINEHLGRLAEDSGYAGGFEVTVNVEGGEALALKTMNPRLGILGGLSILGTSGIVRPFSCAAYIASIHQGIDVATTNGYQHVAACTGNASEDTMRRVYNLPEIALIEMGDFVGAVLKHVRKVPVEKLSLCGGFGKISKLAAGHMDLHSRHSSIDLPQLAKWAAAIGADETLQQGIRAANTSQQALAMASAAGIALGDAVCEHALAFARSVVPAQVQVEVFAIDRQGGIVGHAGALS, from the coding sequence ATGCGTGACGAAACCGCCGAACAACCCGCGCCCCTGCGCAGCGGCCTGACCACCGGTAGCTGCGCCACCGCCACCAGCCTGGCGGCGGCCCGGTTGCTGCTGGGCGGCGCCCACGCCGATGCCGTGGAGATCGTGCTACCCAAGGGCAAGCACGTGCAAATGCGCCTGGAGTTCTGCCGACGGACCGAACAAGGCGCCGAGGCCGGGACGATCAAGGACGCTGGCGACGACCCGGACGTGACCCACGGCGCCCTGCTGTTTTCCCACGTGCGCTTGATCGACGAACCGGGGGTGCGTTTCATCGCCGGGCGCGGCGTAGGGACGGTGACGCGCCCTGGCCTGGTGTTGGAAGTCGGTGAGCCGGCGATCAACCCGGTGCCGCGCAAAATGATCAACGAACACCTGGGCCGTCTGGCCGAAGACAGCGGTTATGCCGGTGGCTTCGAGGTCACGGTCAATGTCGAGGGCGGTGAAGCCTTGGCGCTGAAAACCATGAACCCACGACTGGGGATTCTTGGCGGCCTGTCGATCCTTGGCACCAGCGGCATCGTCCGGCCGTTTTCCTGCGCGGCCTACATCGCCTCAATCCACCAGGGCATCGATGTGGCGACGACCAACGGTTACCAGCATGTCGCCGCCTGCACCGGCAATGCCAGCGAAGACACCATGCGCCGGGTCTATAACCTGCCGGAAATCGCCCTGATCGAAATGGGTGACTTCGTCGGCGCCGTGCTCAAGCATGTGCGCAAGGTGCCGGTGGAAAAACTCAGCCTCTGTGGCGGCTTTGGCAAGATCAGCAAACTCGCCGCCGGCCACATGGACCTGCACAGCCGTCACTCGAGCATCGACCTGCCACAACTGGCCAAATGGGCAGCTGCAATCGGCGCTGATGAAACCCTGCAGCAAGGCATCCGCGCGGCCAACACCAGCCAGCAAGCCCTGGCGATGGCCAGCGCCGCCGGTATCGCCCTCGGCGATGCGGTGTGCGAACACGCCCTGGCCTTCGCCCGCAGTGTGGTGCCGGCCCAGGTCCAGGTCGAAGTCTTCGCCATCGATCGCCAGGGCGGGATTGTCGGTCACGCCGGAGCCTTGTCATGA
- a CDS encoding bifunctional cobalt-precorrin-7 (C(5))-methyltransferase/cobalt-precorrin-6B (C(15))-methyltransferase, giving the protein MTPWLTVVGIGEDGFKGLGRMARHALLRASRIVGSDRQLALLPVCIRGERELWPSPFSLEPLLARRGESVCVLASGDPMFYGVGASLAKQVPGDQMLVIPAPSSCSLAAARLGWPLQDVVTLSLVARPLAALNVHLSTGVRLLLLSNDRHSPAAVATMLRERGFGPSAMIVLEHLGGAAERRIEGTATQWADPAVADLNLIAIECRSEPSALRLSRLAGLPDSAFEHDGQLTKRDVRAITLARLAPTPGELLWDVGAGSGSIGIEWMRTHPSCRALAIEADEGRQALIERNRDSLGVPGLQLIRGKAPQALEGLERPDAVFIGGGVTREGVLDACWAQLKPGGRLVANAVTLQSEMTLMDWRARHGGELTRIHIAQAQPLGEFDTWRQALPITLLDLTKPLDA; this is encoded by the coding sequence ATGACCCCCTGGCTGACCGTAGTGGGCATCGGTGAAGATGGCTTCAAGGGCCTGGGCCGAATGGCTCGCCATGCCTTGCTGCGGGCGTCGCGCATTGTCGGCAGCGATCGACAACTGGCGCTGTTGCCGGTGTGCATCCGCGGCGAACGGGAACTGTGGCCCAGCCCGTTTTCCCTGGAGCCGTTGCTGGCGCGACGGGGCGAGTCGGTGTGTGTGCTGGCCAGCGGCGATCCGATGTTCTATGGCGTGGGCGCGAGCCTGGCGAAACAGGTGCCTGGCGATCAAATGCTGGTCATCCCGGCACCATCGTCCTGTTCGCTGGCGGCGGCTCGCCTGGGCTGGCCGCTGCAGGACGTGGTCACGCTGTCGCTGGTGGCACGCCCCCTGGCGGCGCTCAATGTGCATTTATCCACAGGCGTCCGGCTGTTGCTGCTGAGCAATGACCGCCACAGTCCCGCCGCCGTGGCCACGATGCTGCGCGAGCGAGGGTTCGGGCCCAGCGCCATGATCGTCCTGGAACACTTGGGCGGCGCGGCGGAACGACGGATCGAAGGCACTGCGACGCAATGGGCCGACCCAGCCGTTGCGGACCTGAACTTGATCGCTATCGAATGCCGCAGCGAACCCTCGGCGCTGCGCCTTTCACGCCTGGCCGGTTTGCCGGACAGCGCGTTTGAACATGACGGCCAGTTGACCAAACGCGACGTGCGCGCCATCACCCTCGCCCGCCTTGCACCAACCCCTGGCGAGCTGCTCTGGGATGTCGGCGCCGGCAGCGGCTCCATCGGCATCGAATGGATGCGCACCCACCCCAGTTGCCGGGCCCTGGCCATCGAAGCCGACGAAGGTCGCCAGGCCTTGATCGAACGTAACCGCGACAGCCTCGGTGTGCCCGGTTTGCAACTGATTCGCGGGAAAGCCCCACAAGCGCTGGAAGGCCTGGAGCGTCCGGACGCGGTGTTCATCGGTGGCGGCGTCACCCGTGAAGGTGTGCTGGACGCCTGCTGGGCCCAACTCAAGCCGGGCGGCCGGCTCGTGGCCAACGCCGTGACCCTGCAGAGCGAGATGACGCTCATGGACTGGCGCGCACGCCACGGCGGCGAACTGACCCGGATTCACATCGCCCAGGCCCAACCCTTGGGTGAGTTCGACACCTGGCGCCAGGCCTTGCCGATTACCTTGCTGGACCTGACGAAGCCTCTCGATGCGTGA